Proteins co-encoded in one Nitrospirota bacterium genomic window:
- a CDS encoding TIGR03013 family XrtA/PEP-CTERM system glycosyltransferase, with amino-acid sequence MLVLGDVLIALCAVFAGYGLRFISVPVSEGLLNVKAIQLPFFVIGVLFSSFLLELYTTEKAMYAREFVARIVISLVVSFTLLSALYYAMPNISIGRGSFALALGAFGVLQLSWRIMYTAFMNSDGLARKVLVLGTGQTAQQIGNIITATNHQHVLKGYLSCDQDSTVVPLDAIVGKGSRLIEAVRRERAQKIVVSLSERRGVLPVRDILACKLSGVEIVDAPSFYEELTGKLLLENLRPSWLIFSDGFRITPAIRMFKRVFDIVIAAIALVIVLPILPVIVLLIMAESPGPVLFKQTRVGERERLFVLIKFRTMKKDAEDASGPVWAQKDDQRVTRVGRVLRKIRLDELPQLVNVLKGDMSLIGPRPERPEFVAQLKEIIPYYPERHFVKPGITGWAQIKYPYGASIEDAIEKLKYDLFYIKNLSPLLDLLIALETIKVVLFGKGGR; translated from the coding sequence ATGTTGGTGCTCGGCGACGTTCTTATCGCCCTTTGTGCCGTGTTTGCAGGGTACGGCCTGCGATTCATCTCGGTCCCGGTATCTGAAGGCCTTCTGAACGTGAAGGCGATCCAGTTGCCCTTTTTCGTCATCGGGGTTCTCTTCTCGTCCTTTCTGCTCGAGCTGTACACCACCGAAAAGGCAATGTATGCCAGAGAGTTCGTTGCACGGATCGTCATCAGTCTGGTGGTCTCGTTCACACTCCTGTCGGCGCTGTACTATGCCATGCCGAACATCAGCATCGGGCGGGGCTCTTTCGCATTGGCCCTGGGCGCCTTCGGCGTGCTTCAGCTGTCGTGGCGCATCATGTATACGGCATTTATGAATTCGGACGGTCTCGCAAGGAAGGTCCTGGTCCTGGGGACCGGGCAGACAGCCCAGCAGATCGGCAACATCATCACGGCCACCAATCACCAGCATGTGCTGAAGGGATACTTGAGCTGCGACCAGGATTCCACCGTGGTGCCCCTGGATGCCATCGTGGGCAAGGGAAGCAGGCTGATCGAGGCCGTGCGCCGGGAGAGGGCTCAGAAGATCGTGGTCTCGCTCTCCGAACGGCGCGGGGTGCTGCCCGTACGCGACATCCTTGCCTGCAAATTGAGCGGGGTGGAGATCGTCGATGCCCCCTCGTTCTATGAAGAATTGACCGGGAAGCTGCTTCTGGAAAATTTGCGGCCAAGCTGGCTCATTTTCAGCGATGGGTTCAGGATAACCCCCGCGATCCGCATGTTCAAACGGGTATTCGATATCGTTATCGCGGCGATAGCCCTGGTCATTGTTCTCCCCATTCTCCCGGTGATCGTGCTGCTGATCATGGCTGAGTCACCGGGGCCGGTCCTGTTCAAACAGACGCGGGTCGGGGAGCGGGAAAGGCTGTTCGTGCTCATCAAGTTCAGGACCATGAAAAAGGACGCTGAAGATGCGAGCGGTCCCGTCTGGGCACAGAAGGATGACCAGCGGGTAACCAGGGTGGGGCGGGTTCTGCGGAAGATCCGTCTGGATGAGCTGCCTCAGCTCGTCAATGTGCTGAAGGGGGACATGAGCCTCATCGGACCGCGGCCTGAACGGCCTGAGTTCGTGGCCCAGCTGAAGGAGATCATTCCGTACTATCCCGAGCGGCATTTCGTCAAGCCGGGGATCACCGGATGGGCGCAGATCAAGTATCCCTACGGAGCCTCGATCGAGGACGCCATCGAAAAGCTGAAATACGACCTGTTCTACATCAAGAACCTGTCTCCGCTGCTCGACCTGCTCATCGCCCTCGAAACGATCAAGGTCGTTCTTTTTGGAAAGGGGGGGAGATGA